The Verrucomicrobiota bacterium genomic interval CGAAATCAGGCGTGGCTCGTCCGTCCCGACGGTATGATCGGGCCGATTTACAATAAATTGCACCCGTTCAGTTTGGGGGGAGAACCGGGGCCTTATCCCGCCGGGGATCAACTCGTCGGTTTCGAATGGGGCGGTTTCAAGGTGTCCCCGTTCATCTGCTACGACTTGCGATTTCCGGAAATCTTTCGTGCTGCGGCGCTGGGTTTGGGATCGGAACTCCTGGTGGTCATCGCCAGTTGGCCCATCAAGCGCGCCCAGCACTGGGTGACGCTATTGCAAGCCAGAGCGATCGAAAATCAAGCCTACGTCATTGGTGTGAACCGGTGCGGCACCGACCCCAATTTCACTTATCCGGGGCGTTCCATGGTCGTGGATCCCCATGGCGTGATTCTCGTCGATGCCTCGGATGTGGAAGGGACGGTCTCCGCGCGATTGGATCGCGCCCGGGTTGCTTCGTGGCGGGAACAGTTTCCGGCGCTGCGTGACGCGCGTCCCACATCCTCGATCCAAATCGCCAGGTAAACGTGAGCGTGCTTCGTGAGCCGAAGCGAGTTGAATCCAGGGTCCGTTCAGCAAGTGCTCGAAGTGGGGCGGACTTGGGGGACCGGCCATCCGGCGGCCACTCGCGCGTCGAGCAAGGCTTGCACGTGGGACCAGATCTGTCCGCGGACGAGCTTGGGATCGGCGGTGGAGGAAACCACACGAATCCGCTCAGGATGCTCCCGAGCCACCGCTTGAAATCCCTCCTCGACTCGAAGGAAGAATTGGCGGTCCTCTTCCTCAAGGCGGTCGCGAGGGGCATTTTCCCTGGAACGGCGAGCGAGCCGCCGCGATTCGCTCACTGCGATGGGGACGGTGAGCAGCAGGGTGAGTTCGGGCGTGAGCGTGCCGGTGGCCAATTCCACCACTTGTTGCACTCGATGAAGATCGAGCCCGCGACCGTAGCCTTGGTAAGCGACGGTTGAATCGACGAACCGGTCGCAGAGCACCACTTTACCTTCCTGCAACGCGGGGCGGATCACTTCGCGCACGAGTTGGGCGCGGCTGGCATTCATCAGGAGAAGCTCGGTTTCCGCCGTCATCGCGTGGTTGCGATGGCTGTGTTTGAGGGTGTGTCGAATCTCCTCGCCGATGGAAGTTCCCCCCGGCTCCCTCAGCGTCACCGGCGAATAGCCAAGCTCCCGCAGACGGTTGGCCAGCAATCGAATATGAGTCGACTTGCCGCAGCCTTCGGTTCCCTCGAGGGTGATGAAGAGCCCCGGATGCGCCAGATGGGCGGCCATTAAGGTGCGGTTCCCGCTGAAGTGGCCGCGGCCGTGGCCGGGAACTTTTTCAACAAGAAGTCCACGAGCGACTGAATTTGCTCGTCGGAGAGCGGACCCCCGTCTTTATGGGCGAACTGAGGCATTAAGCTGCCTTCCTTGCCCACCGTGATCCAATGATGCCAATAGGTCTTGTCGCGGGGAAACTTGATGGACGCGAGGTCGGGAACCATCGTCGCGCGATTGGGTCCTTCATGGCAGATAGAGCAGGCGGCGGTGAAAAGGGTTTCTCCCATCTGGCCTTTGGTGGGTTCGACGTGGCAAACAGCGCACTCCCCCTTGAAGACTTTTTGACGATCTTGGGCCGCCAGGGCGACATTGCGGGCGCGTTCGGCCGAGCGTTCCGAGTTGCTGCCAGGGAATTGAGACGCATCGCCATTGACGAGATGAGGAATATGAACCCGGGTGGTCAGCGTCTTGTAGCCTGCGGTGGTTTCGACCGTCACCGGTTTGCTCAACACACCCACTTTGCGACGCACGTCGACGTCGATGCCGAATTCCGAGTGTTGTCCGGGTTTGATCGTCCACGGCAGAGTCGGCATGTTCACGGTGGTGCATCCGCATGTGGTCCGGACCGCGGTGATCACGACGTTCGAGGAAGCGACGTTGGTGAAAGCGAAAACGAAATGGGCGTTGGTTTCGCCGGTCTTAATATGATGCTCCTGGGCGTCGGTCTTCCAAGCGAGAATCCCCTCGGGCATGGGAACGGTGACGGCGGGATTTGTCCCTGGCAAACCGGCAGGTTGGGCAACGGGCGTGGAAACTCCGGTGAACTGAGCGCTGGGATTGGCCAGCGGAGCCGGCGGGAAATCGAGCCCCGGCGCTCTTGGACCTGTAGGAACGGAAAGAGCATTGGGGATGTTGATGGGGCGGCCCAGCGGACGGACCGGACGTTCTCCCGCAAGCCGGGCCTTGGGAATCGGCGGCAGAGGGGGAAGGCTTTTTGTCGCGGTGGGGGATGACCCGCCCGACTCCTGGGCAACAAGGCCGGCGGGGGCCGGCGCTAACTGCCACAGAACAAGTCCGATGGCGATTTGCTGGACGAGCGAAAAACGAAACGTGACCGACATAGACCTAACTATACTGGGATTCGGTCCACTGACGAGCTCTTTTCGCTCGAGGAGGTTTAATCCTGAAAACGGCCATTCATCAGCATCTCGACGCTGCTGAATGGCCGTTTCCAGGTTCATGGTCGAATCGGAGGTGCTGATAATGTTTATGCGAAGTGCTGTCCAGAAAGTGCTGTACCGCCTCGAGGTGGGTGGTCACGCCCAGTTTTCGGTAAGTCTGGTGGATATGGGTGTTGACGGTGGCGGGAGTGATGCCGAGTTCGCTCGCGATTTCCTTGGCGGTCTGTTGTCGGATCAACCCGCATAAGACCTGATGTTCGCGGCTTGTGAGCGTTTCCAGGCCTGCCGCCTTCTCGGTGCCGGTGCGCAGGCAGTGAATCAACTGCTCGGTGGCCTCCGGGGATGCGCATTCGCTGCCGGCAAGAACTTTCTGAATCGCCGCGGCGCAATCCGACGTCTGCACCGGTTTCAGCAAATATCCGCTGGCTCCGTTGAGGAAGGCTTCGAGGATGGTTGAACCTTCGCTGCTGCCGGTCAACATGATGATCGGCAGGGTCGGATGCATTCCTCGAATGATCCGGGTGCATTCAATCCCGTTCATGCCCGGCATGCGGATGTCCATCAGAACCACGTCGGGCAATTCCGCTGGATCTCGAAGGCCCGCCAAGGCTTCAGGACCCGAACTGAAATGGACCGCCAAATGGAATCCACTCAAGCTGGAGAACCCCAACGCCAAAGCCTCCGCCACTGAAGCATCATCATCAACAAGGGCTATTTGGATTGGATCTAGGGCTGTACGGCTCTTCATAAGATGGAGAGATGTGAGTGTTAAGTCCTCCGTGCAGTCAGCGATGATAGTCAGATCTTCACAGATCTGTTTATGTTTCGCAAGTCTATCCTTTTGGCTTCATTCCATCCATTGCATATGCAGGTTGTCGGTGATGCGCGCGGCGCCGCCGGGGCGCGGCATTCACGCCGCATCAGGGCTTGTCTTCGAAGGGGCATGGCAATTTTAACGGGCATGGGTGCTGCCAGGGCTAAGGCATCCACCCATGGTGGGCCATGGGGCGGGAGGAGATCGCCGCGGCAGGTTGGCGCGAGCGGAAGCGCCGTGGACGGCGCACAGCGACAACTTGAGGATACACCGTGTCTATCCCTGCCCTCGCTGAATTCACGCGGTTTCCGCCGACGAGGTTCTCTGGCTAGAATGGGAACTCGAGTTCGTCAGAGCTGGCCCGGCGGCGCTTCTTGGGCGCCGAGCGACGAGGGGTCGTCCATCCGTTGAACCTCCGTTTGAAGTCTTCCAGATTCGTGCGACACTGGGCAAGTTCCCAGTCGATATCAGACTCGAAACGCCGATGGATGGCAGCTGACGGAAGGGTCACGGAGCATCCCCACGCAGGGTCTTGCCTGCACGACGCGAGTTCGCGTTTGAATTGGCGCAACTTGAACTTCAACTCCGCGGTGCGGCGAAGGAATTCCGAGATTGGAGTTTCGAGCAAAGGCTCGCCCGCGCTCTCCTTCACTTGTTCGAGAATCAACTCGAGCCGGGCCAGGTCCTCGTCTTGGTAAGCGGACTGGCATTGATGCCAGAG includes:
- a CDS encoding carbon-nitrogen family hydrolase; translated protein: MNALLAQMDIVWEDPSANLAKLDRMLAEASPGPDTLVVIPEMATTGFTMNLEPCRRGFEQTVTGLKELAARYRSGILAGVARVDEAGQGRNQAWLVRPDGMIGPIYNKLHPFSLGGEPGPYPAGDQLVGFEWGGFKVSPFICYDLRFPEIFRAAALGLGSELLVVIASWPIKRAQHWVTLLQARAIENQAYVIGVNRCGTDPNFTYPGRSMVVDPHGVILVDASDVEGTVSARLDRARVASWREQFPALRDARPTSSIQIAR
- a CDS encoding response regulator transcription factor, producing the protein MKSRTALDPIQIALVDDDASVAEALALGFSSLSGFHLAVHFSSGPEALAGLRDPAELPDVVLMDIRMPGMNGIECTRIIRGMHPTLPIIMLTGSSEGSTILEAFLNGASGYLLKPVQTSDCAAAIQKVLAGSECASPEATEQLIHCLRTGTEKAAGLETLTSREHQVLCGLIRQQTAKEIASELGITPATVNTHIHQTYRKLGVTTHLEAVQHFLDSTSHKHYQHLRFDHEPGNGHSAASRC
- a CDS encoding DUF1573 domain-containing protein yields the protein MNLETAIQQRRDADEWPFSGLNLLERKELVSGPNPSIVRSMSVTFRFSLVQQIAIGLVLWQLAPAPAGLVAQESGGSSPTATKSLPPLPPIPKARLAGERPVRPLGRPINIPNALSVPTGPRAPGLDFPPAPLANPSAQFTGVSTPVAQPAGLPGTNPAVTVPMPEGILAWKTDAQEHHIKTGETNAHFVFAFTNVASSNVVITAVRTTCGCTTVNMPTLPWTIKPGQHSEFGIDVDVRRKVGVLSKPVTVETTAGYKTLTTRVHIPHLVNGDASQFPGSNSERSAERARNVALAAQDRQKVFKGECAVCHVEPTKGQMGETLFTAACSICHEGPNRATMVPDLASIKFPRDKTYWHHWITVGKEGSLMPQFAHKDGGPLSDEQIQSLVDFLLKKFPATAAATSAGTAP
- the tmk gene encoding dTMP kinase; this translates as MAAHLAHPGLFITLEGTEGCGKSTHIRLLANRLRELGYSPVTLREPGGTSIGEEIRHTLKHSHRNHAMTAETELLLMNASRAQLVREVIRPALQEGKVVLCDRFVDSTVAYQGYGRGLDLHRVQQVVELATGTLTPELTLLLTVPIAVSESRRLARRSRENAPRDRLEEEDRQFFLRVEEGFQAVAREHPERIRVVSSTADPKLVRGQIWSHVQALLDARVAAGWPVPQVRPTSSTC